A window from Musa acuminata AAA Group cultivar baxijiao chromosome BXJ3-10, Cavendish_Baxijiao_AAA, whole genome shotgun sequence encodes these proteins:
- the LOC135650624 gene encoding uncharacterized protein LOC135650624, with translation MGSCVSKCYTSPHPPPPPPPDLDSCVLQDKLVISESAPPPNSLSCALSKAQTPSSSSCSLLSSSSPSVSSSSSSSSSNSCSSTSSLLQYSSAHKHGEAVKPKPVKSAVQTLQPTPKKSVPAKRARSSSPNAVAGRKVYRTENSSAAVAAPQRRRSTQIEKQRHDVMVPQITARKDNTRLRQSLSSEKEIRVHHIHHVHNAQEVSSGVPLADDLDNPLISMDCFIFL, from the coding sequence ATGGGCTCTTGTGTTAGCAAGTGCTACACcagtcctcatcctcctcctcctcctccccctgacCTTGATTCTTGCGTTCTGCAAGACAAGCTCGTCATTTCTGAATCCGCTCCTCCTCCCAACTCTCTCTCCTGTGCTCTCTCCAAGGCACAgactccctcctcctcttcctgttccttgttgtcttcttcttctccttccgtttcctcctcctcctcctcctcctcctcgaactCGTGTAGTAGCACTTCTTCGCTGCTGCAATACTCGAGCGCACACAAGCATGGTGAAGCTGTGAAGCCTAAGCCTGTCAAGTCTGCTGTCCAAACTCTGCAGCCTACACCGAAGAAATCGGTTCCAGCAAAGAGAGCTCGCTCTTCCTCGCCGAATGCGGTCGCTGGGCGTAAGGTTTACAGGACCGAGAACAgctcggcggcggtggcggctccTCAGAGACGGAGAAGCACGCAGATCGAGAAGCAAAGACACGATGTTATGGTTCCTCAGATCACCGCAAGGAAGGACAACACCCGACTCCGGCAAAGTTTGAGCTCAGAGAAAGAGATAAGGGTGCACCACATCCACCATGTCCACAACGCACAGGAGGTCTCATCTGGGGTTCCTCTCGCCGACGACCTAGACAATCCTCTCATATCAATGGACTGCTTCATCTttctttga